The following are from one region of the Paenalkalicoccus suaedae genome:
- a CDS encoding patatin-like phospholipase family protein — protein sequence MNNETGLVLEGGGMRGVFTSGVLEYLLDNEIVFPNVVGVSAGACNAASYISRQRGRNKATTIDYSDHPEYISFKRLFKVGELFNMDLIFDQIPNVENPFDYEAFFGSPQKLYVGVTDCISGDTVYYEKQQLGHDFNLLLRASSSLPMVAPPITYKDRTYLDGGISDPIPINHSIEQGNKKHVVVLTQQKGYQKKPAKRGMWYFRRKFQQFPGLIDIVQNRSKIYNNTLAHIEQLEREGQALVIRPESLFNVTRLERKRDRLEALYDHGYYQMKQHREELERFIEA from the coding sequence ATGAACAACGAAACTGGACTTGTACTCGAGGGTGGAGGCATGAGAGGCGTCTTCACAAGCGGGGTACTTGAATATTTATTAGATAACGAAATCGTATTTCCGAATGTAGTAGGAGTTTCCGCAGGCGCATGTAACGCTGCATCATACATTTCGAGACAGCGAGGTCGTAATAAAGCGACAACAATTGATTATTCCGATCATCCGGAGTATATTTCATTCAAGCGACTATTTAAAGTCGGCGAGTTATTTAACATGGACTTGATCTTTGACCAAATCCCAAATGTAGAAAACCCTTTTGACTATGAAGCTTTTTTTGGATCTCCTCAAAAGCTGTATGTCGGAGTAACGGACTGCATTTCTGGCGATACGGTCTACTACGAAAAGCAACAGCTCGGACATGACTTTAACTTGTTACTTCGAGCATCTTCATCGTTACCAATGGTAGCTCCTCCAATCACTTACAAAGACCGAACCTATTTAGACGGTGGAATAAGTGACCCTATTCCGATCAACCATTCTATCGAACAAGGGAATAAAAAACATGTGGTTGTGTTGACGCAGCAAAAAGGCTATCAAAAGAAACCTGCCAAACGTGGAATGTGGTATTTCAGAAGAAAATTTCAGCAATTTCCTGGTCTTATCGATATCGTGCAAAATCGCTCCAAAATTTATAACAATACATTAGCTCACATTGAGCAATTAGAACGTGAGGGACAAGCGCTCGTCATCCGTCCTGAGTCCTTGTTCAATGTAACGAGATTAGAGCGTAAGCGCGATAGACTTGAAGCATTATATGATCACGGGTATTACCAAATGAAGCAGCACAGAGAGGAACTAGAGCGTTTTATAGAGGCTTAA
- a CDS encoding MFS transporter, whose product MQKHNLTVLIFANFFVAASATMVLPFLSLYIETLGDFSDAYVQRWSGFIFGITFLVAFFVSPLWGRFGDRFGRKKILLITGFGVAISLFLMSFVTSVLQLFFLRMFMGVVTGFIPTSMALISAQTKKEDAGRVLGTLQMGTLSGGLFGPLFGGLLADSVGFIYTFSITAVGICLATILVGWGVHEIRTKKMVQKARKSMRDVIAFIWKDKLLVTIMLLSLIVQTATFSIQPQLALFVGTLLEGENIAFLAGLAFSITGLGNLTATRYLGILGDRHGHERVLIACMIAAAIFYSPQAFVDSYLQLVILRFLFGIAIGGIIPCVAAYIRLVTPTDIQGEVLGYNQSFRFLGNVTGPALGGLIAGYYGLAGVFYLATALLVVMAIYTLIVVIRQSKEERDHI is encoded by the coding sequence ATGCAAAAACATAATTTAACCGTCCTAATCTTTGCGAACTTTTTTGTAGCAGCGAGCGCCACGATGGTGCTCCCATTTTTATCGTTATACATTGAGACACTAGGTGATTTCTCCGACGCCTATGTCCAGCGATGGTCCGGCTTTATTTTTGGTATCACGTTTTTAGTCGCCTTTTTCGTTTCACCTTTGTGGGGGAGATTTGGAGACCGCTTCGGTCGTAAGAAAATTTTGCTTATTACTGGCTTTGGAGTTGCCATCTCTCTATTTCTTATGTCGTTTGTAACAAGTGTGCTTCAATTATTTTTCTTACGCATGTTTATGGGAGTTGTCACAGGCTTTATTCCAACCTCCATGGCGTTAATATCCGCACAAACAAAGAAAGAAGATGCAGGAAGAGTTCTTGGTACTCTACAAATGGGGACGTTATCTGGGGGCTTATTCGGTCCACTATTTGGAGGCTTGTTAGCTGATAGTGTGGGATTCATTTACACATTTTCGATCACAGCAGTAGGGATTTGTTTAGCGACGATACTAGTAGGCTGGGGCGTACACGAAATTCGCACGAAGAAGATGGTCCAAAAAGCTCGGAAATCGATGCGTGACGTCATCGCATTTATATGGAAAGATAAGCTACTTGTGACGATCATGCTACTATCGTTAATTGTGCAAACAGCGACCTTTAGCATTCAGCCTCAGCTGGCCTTATTTGTAGGCACACTTCTTGAAGGGGAGAATATTGCATTCCTTGCCGGTCTCGCATTTTCCATCACGGGGCTTGGCAACTTGACAGCAACGAGATATTTAGGGATTTTAGGCGACCGGCACGGCCACGAGAGAGTCCTTATAGCATGCATGATTGCTGCAGCGATTTTTTACTCACCTCAAGCATTTGTCGATTCCTATTTGCAACTAGTCATATTGCGATTTTTATTTGGAATTGCGATAGGTGGGATAATTCCATGCGTTGCCGCGTATATCCGCCTCGTTACTCCAACTGATATTCAAGGAGAGGTATTAGGCTATAACCAAAGCTTTCGCTTTTTAGGCAATGTAACCGGACCTGCCTTAGGTGGACTTATCGCAGGCTATTACGGTCTCGCTGGGGTATTTTACCTTGCAACTGCGTTGTTAGTTGTGATGGCAATTTACACGCTAATTGTCGTTATTCGTCAGTCGAAAGAAGAGAGGGATCACATATGA
- a CDS encoding DUF420 domain-containing protein gives MKRMIDAMVTHHVRTVVIISIVVNVLIIVLSGIPGYVGDLPTWVTRLPLLNAIMNSFTFFFLLFALLAILKRNIVLHRRFIFAAFSSTSVFLVSYVIFHFMAESTSYGGGGFSAMFYYFILITHIVLAAVIVPLALMSFFTGFKDLRSKHKKWVRFAMPLWLYVSATGVLVYVMISPYYTF, from the coding sequence ATGAAACGAATGATAGATGCTATGGTAACTCATCATGTTAGAACAGTCGTTATCATTTCTATTGTAGTAAACGTATTGATCATTGTACTATCAGGTATCCCAGGCTACGTCGGCGATCTACCGACATGGGTAACGAGATTACCGTTACTTAACGCAATTATGAACTCATTTACCTTTTTCTTCTTGTTATTTGCGCTTCTCGCAATATTAAAGCGCAATATTGTATTACACAGAAGATTTATCTTTGCCGCATTCTCCTCAACTTCTGTATTTCTAGTATCATACGTCATTTTTCATTTCATGGCAGAATCAACTAGCTACGGCGGTGGTGGCTTCAGCGCGATGTTTTACTACTTTATCTTAATCACACACATTGTGTTGGCAGCTGTCATTGTGCCACTCGCACTGATGAGCTTTTTCACAGGCTTCAAGGATCTCAGATCAAAGCATAAAAAGTGGGTCCGCTTCGCCATGCCGCTCTGGCTATATGTCAGCGCAACTGGCGTACTCGTCTACGTTATGATCTCTCCATATTATACATTTTAG
- the acsA gene encoding acetate--CoA ligase — METLQPKKGTYALEDYTKARESFDWKDVEKVFTWSKTGNVNAAYEAIDRHVKEGRGQKTALHYSDASRDETYTYSELCDLTNKASHMFRDLGVDKGDRVFIFMPRSPELYVALLGAIKVGAVVGPLFEAFMQDAVKARLEDSEATMIITTPDLASRIPHQELPSLKTIMLVGGSEEIGGINTVFYETELEKHPSDDTAIEWVDKEDGLILHYTSGSTGKPKGVYHVHYAMLQHYQTAKWVLDLQDNDVYWCTADPGWVTGTSYGIFGPWLNGATNVVRGGRFSPDDWYHTIEKYQVTVWYSAPTAFRMLMAAPKDILSKYDLSSLRHILSVGEPLNPEVVRWGWEVFHHRIHDTWWMTETGGMLICNYLSEPVKPGSMGKPFPGVHAAIIDDFGNELPPNEMGNLAVQTGWPSQMRKIWKNDAKFEEYFAIPGWYISGDTAYRDEDGYFWFQGRNDDVIMTAGERVGPFEIESKLVEHPAVAEAGVIGKPDEIRGHIIKAFISLRDGYDYSEELKKEIQTFIKTELAAHAVPREIEFKEKLPKTRSGKIMRRVLKAWELDEPTGDLSTMDD; from the coding sequence ATGGAAACGTTACAACCGAAAAAGGGTACATATGCGTTAGAGGATTATACAAAAGCACGCGAATCATTCGACTGGAAGGACGTAGAAAAAGTCTTTACTTGGTCCAAAACTGGAAATGTAAACGCTGCCTATGAAGCAATTGACAGACATGTGAAAGAAGGTCGCGGTCAAAAAACCGCCTTGCATTATTCAGATGCATCTCGTGATGAAACTTACACATACAGCGAGCTTTGCGATTTAACAAATAAAGCAAGCCATATGTTTCGCGATTTAGGTGTGGATAAAGGCGATCGTGTCTTCATCTTTATGCCCCGTTCGCCGGAGCTCTATGTAGCATTGCTCGGGGCGATTAAGGTAGGAGCTGTTGTTGGACCGCTCTTTGAAGCATTTATGCAGGACGCGGTGAAGGCGCGCCTTGAAGACAGTGAAGCAACGATGATTATTACAACCCCAGACCTTGCATCTCGAATTCCTCATCAGGAGCTACCTAGCCTGAAAACGATTATGCTAGTTGGAGGTTCAGAAGAAATCGGTGGGATCAATACCGTGTTTTATGAGACGGAGCTAGAAAAGCACCCATCAGATGACACTGCAATCGAGTGGGTCGATAAAGAAGATGGTCTTATCCTTCACTATACGTCTGGTTCCACCGGCAAGCCGAAAGGCGTTTACCACGTGCACTATGCAATGCTTCAGCATTATCAAACTGCAAAATGGGTTCTTGATTTACAGGATAACGATGTGTATTGGTGTACTGCCGATCCTGGCTGGGTAACCGGAACATCGTACGGAATTTTTGGACCTTGGTTAAATGGTGCAACAAACGTTGTCCGCGGCGGTCGCTTCTCACCAGATGACTGGTATCACACGATTGAAAAATATCAGGTAACAGTCTGGTACAGCGCTCCTACCGCTTTTCGTATGCTAATGGCCGCGCCTAAAGATATTTTATCAAAATATGACCTCTCCTCACTGCGACATATACTGAGCGTTGGAGAGCCATTGAATCCTGAGGTAGTCCGTTGGGGCTGGGAGGTATTCCATCATCGAATTCACGACACGTGGTGGATGACGGAGACCGGCGGTATGCTCATTTGTAATTATTTAAGTGAGCCCGTTAAACCAGGCTCTATGGGTAAGCCGTTTCCAGGCGTCCATGCGGCGATCATAGACGACTTCGGCAACGAACTCCCTCCAAATGAGATGGGGAATCTAGCAGTTCAAACCGGCTGGCCTTCTCAGATGAGAAAAATTTGGAAAAATGATGCGAAATTTGAGGAGTACTTTGCCATTCCAGGCTGGTATATCTCTGGTGATACTGCTTATCGTGATGAAGATGGCTACTTCTGGTTCCAAGGCAGAAACGACGATGTAATCATGACAGCTGGCGAGCGCGTGGGTCCTTTCGAAATCGAAAGTAAGTTAGTTGAGCACCCAGCTGTCGCAGAAGCCGGAGTAATCGGGAAGCCAGACGAGATTCGCGGTCACATTATTAAAGCGTTTATCTCACTACGAGATGGCTACGACTATTCAGAGGAACTGAAAAAAGAAATCCAAACGTTCATTAAAACGGAGCTAGCTGCTCACGCTGTACCTCGAGAGATTGAGTTTAAGGAGAAGCTACCTAAAACACGTAGTGGTAAAATCATGCGACGTGTCCTGAAAGCTTGGGAGCTCGACGAGCCGACGGGCGATCTGTCTACGATGGATGATTGA